In Verrucomicrobiota bacterium JB022, a single genomic region encodes these proteins:
- a CDS encoding NADH-quinone oxidoreductase subunit J, whose amino-acid sequence MVTDWLFFFFAALTVIAGFLVALSRSPVNAAMNMILSFIGMAGLFVLLETFFLAVLQVLVYAGAIVVLFLFIIMLIDPAKLPRPRMLPTFGSAIVAAGLTVGWFVVLQADTLVLPERVPAESFAGGQAPAATARVFGEVLFSQYLLPFEVAGVLLLIAMLGVIVISKNYRPATTRKEGGSV is encoded by the coding sequence CTGGTCGCGCTTTCGCGTAGCCCCGTGAATGCCGCGATGAACATGATCCTGTCGTTCATCGGCATGGCCGGCCTCTTCGTGCTGCTGGAGACCTTCTTCCTCGCGGTGCTGCAAGTGCTCGTCTACGCCGGTGCGATCGTGGTGCTGTTTCTCTTCATCATCATGTTGATCGACCCGGCCAAGCTGCCACGCCCGCGCATGCTGCCCACCTTCGGCAGCGCGATCGTCGCCGCCGGCCTCACGGTAGGCTGGTTTGTGGTGCTGCAGGCCGACACACTCGTCTTGCCCGAGCGCGTGCCCGCCGAATCCTTTGCCGGCGGCCAAGCCCCGGCAGCGACGGCCCGCGTCTTCGGCGAAGTGCTTTTTTCGCAATATCTGCTGCCTTTCGAGGTAGCGGGCGTGCTCCTGCTCATTGCCATGCTCGGCGTCATTGTGATCAGTAAAAACTACCGCCCGGCCACGACGCGCAAGGAAGGAGGCTCGGTATGA